In Streptomyces sp. NBC_00878, a single window of DNA contains:
- a CDS encoding hemolysin III family protein — translation MTASAPDAPSDTPVVDRVAEALSLPHPVKPKLRGWLHAGMFPAVLISGLVLTALADSTRARIACAIFALTACLLFGVSAIYHRGTWTPRMDAVLRRLDHANIFLIIAGSYTPLTMLLLPEAKGQWLLWGIWGAAVAGIAFRVFWIGAPRWLYTPCYIAMGWAAVFFLPDFLRAGGIAVLILVIAGGLLYSAGGVIYALKRPDPSPRWFGFHEVFHSLTLAAFSTHYIGISMVAYQHG, via the coding sequence ATGACTGCGTCCGCCCCCGACGCGCCCTCGGACACGCCGGTCGTCGACCGCGTCGCCGAAGCGCTCTCCCTGCCGCATCCGGTCAAACCGAAGCTCCGTGGCTGGCTGCACGCCGGGATGTTCCCGGCCGTACTCATCTCCGGCCTCGTTCTGACCGCCCTTGCCGACTCGACCCGCGCCCGCATCGCCTGCGCGATCTTCGCGCTCACGGCCTGCCTGCTGTTCGGCGTCAGCGCGATCTACCACCGGGGTACCTGGACTCCGCGCATGGACGCCGTACTGCGCAGACTCGACCACGCGAACATCTTCCTGATCATCGCGGGCTCGTACACACCCCTGACGATGCTGCTGCTGCCCGAGGCCAAGGGGCAGTGGTTGCTGTGGGGCATCTGGGGCGCGGCCGTCGCGGGCATCGCCTTCCGCGTGTTCTGGATCGGGGCCCCGCGCTGGCTCTACACCCCGTGCTACATCGCGATGGGCTGGGCGGCCGTCTTCTTCCTGCCCGATTTCCTGCGCGCGGGCGGCATCGCCGTACTGATCCTCGTGATCGCGGGCGGACTGCTCTACAGCGCGGGCGGTGTGATCTACGCTCTCAAGCGCCCCGACCCGTCACCGCGCTGGTTCGGCTTCCACGAGGTCTTCCACTCCCTCACGCTCGCGGCGTTCAGCACGCACTACATCGGCATCTCGATGGTGGCCTACCAGCACGGATAG